The region ATCCTGAATTTATTTTAGGATCTAAAATGTTGATAATCAAATCATGTTAGAAGCTGAAACAAGTTCAGCTTGACGGAACTAGACTTTTCAGACTTCCTCTTTAAAGGCTTAAACAAGACCAATTTGATCTCAAAAACCACCATAGATAATGTATTTGAAACCGCCCGGGTAGAGGAGGTTATTGGTGATTTTGTGAACCTGAAAAAATCAGGATCGAATTTTAAAGGTTTGAGTCCGTTTAGCGATGAACGAACACCGAGTTTTATGGTTTCTCCTGTAAAGCAAATTTGGAAGGATTTTTCAAGCGGAAAAGGAGGGAACGTCGTGGCTTTTCTTATGGAACACGAACATTTTACCTATCCGGAAGCTATAAAATACCTCGCCAAAAAATACGGAATTGAGATTGAAGAAACTCAGCAAAGCGACGAGCAAAAGCAGCAAGCCGATGAGCGGGAAAGTATGTACCTGGTTTCTGAATTTGCAAATAAACATTTTCAGAAAAATCTTCATAAAACCGATTTTGGAAAAGCTATTGGTCTAAGCTATTTTAAAGAGCGGGGCTTTACGCTGGAAACCATCAAAAAATTCGAACTTGGCTATTCTTTAGACGAGTGGGATGATTTTACAAAAGAAGCTTTAGCTGAAGCTTATAAACTCGAGTACCTGGAAAAAACTGGGCTCACGATTGTAAAAGGCGAAAAGCAGTTTGACAGGTTTAAAGGAAGGGTAATGTTTCCCATTCACTCTATGTCTGGCAGGGTTTTAGGGTTTGGTGGAAGGATTCTTACCAACGAAAAAAAGGCGGCCAAATACCTTAATTCACCCGAAAGTGATATTTACCACAAGAGCAAAGTTTTATACGGAATCAATTTTGCAAAGCAGGCCATTGCGAAAGAAGATAATTGTTTTCTGGTAGAAGGCTATACCGATGTTATCCAGTTTCATCAAAGTGGGGTTGAAAATGTAGTTTCTTCTTCAGGAACGGCACTGACACCCGATCAGATTCGGTTAATCAACCGACTAACAAAAAATATTACTGTACTTTTTGATGGTGATGCAGCGGGAATTAGAGCATCGCTTCGCGGAATAGACTTAATCCTGGAGCAGGGAATGAACGTGCGGGTTTGCACGTTTCCAGCAGGAGAAGATCCCGATAGTTTTGCCAAAAATAATTCGGATGAAGCTTTAGCCGAATATTTACAGGAAAACACACAGGATTTTATCAGTTTCAAGGCTTCGCTTTTAATGGAAGACGCGAAGAAAGATCCGGTAAAAAAGGCTGAATTGATTAGGGATATTGTAAATAGTATTTCAAAGATTCCCGATACTATTCAGCAGGAAGTTTATTTACAGGAATGTTCACGAATTATGGATATTTCTGAAAATGTGCTGTTTTCCAGCCTGGCACAACTTAATGCTAAAAGTGGAAGAACTTCTCCCCAACAACAGCAGCAAAAAAAATCTTTTGATGTTGTTAAGGAAGAGTCGCAACCAAAAACTGCGAAGGTTGACGAGCAATACGAGTTGGAGAAAAAAATTATTAGTTTGCTTCTTCAATATGGAACCGTAGAAGAAGAATTTGAAGATTTGGTGCTAAAAGAAAAGGAAGACGGGGAGCTGGGTTTAGAAAAGGAAATACAAAAGACAAGAGTTTTTGAAAAGATATTTTTAGACCTTCAGGAAGATGAAATTGCTTTTACCAATCCTAAATTCAGAGATATTTACGCCGAATTGATTTCCCGCTTAAACAGTGAAGAAAAATTTGAAGTTAAGAACTTTATTAACGATATAGACCCTGAACAGGCTTCTGAAATTACTTCGATTTTAATGGAAGAGGAGCAGTATAAACTACACGAGTGGGACCGGCAAAATATTTTTGTTAAAGCAAAAACCGAAACCATTTCCCGGCACGTTAGCGAAACCATTCTTTCTTTACGTAGGTTTTTAATAAATGAGAAGATCAACGAACTTTCCGAAAAAGTAAAAACCCCCGATGAAGAGCAAAACACCCAACATGTGTTGGAGGATGTAAAGGATTACCTCAGTTTGAAAAAAGTACTTTCAGAGAAGCTTAATCGTGTTATGTAGTGTTTATTTGTAATAATCGAGATCTGGTAATAAGATCGGCAATATTGTCTACCTGTAGTTTTTTAAGCAGCCTTGTTTTATAAGTGCTTACTGTTTTCTCGTTTATAGCGAGGGCTTCAGCAATATCCTTATTGCGTTTTCCAGATGCGATGAGGTTTAATACTTCAGATTCGCGGGTAGAAAGTTTCTTAAATTTTGCGATTAAATTTCTTCCGGGAGACATTCCCGCATTGAGTTTTTCGGTAATTTTTTTATTGAGATAAATTCCACCTCTTGCTACCTGGTAAATTGCTTTTTCTAATTCATCTGGTTTTGCAAGTTTAGAGATATATCCTGCAGCACCTGCCTTTATTGCACTTAATGCATAAACTTCTTCAGGATGACCTGTACAAACAAGAATTTTTACTTTTGAATAATCGGTTTTAATAGTACGAAGCGCATTAATCCCGTTAATTTCAGGCAAGTCTATTTCTATAATCAACACATCTGGTAGGCTTTCGCTTAAAAACCCGTACAGCTCTATCCCGCTATGCACGCTACCTACTACTTCAAGCGCCGGGTTGTTTCTAAGGATACATCTAATACCCTCATGCACCACAGGGTGGTGATCTGCAATTAATACTGTACTCATAATAAAAGGTTGGTTAAAAAACACGCCGGGGTAGGACAAGCGCGTCTATACTATTAAAAATAACCGATTTTCCCTCTACTTCAGTTTTTTGAGCACAATAATCGATAAAAGGATTAATTTTTAAGACTAACGGGAATATTGCACACAGGTATAGGTTTCATTTTGTGTAAATTAGCGGCGTGCTTACTTTTATATATTTTGAAGACTTCTTGTTTTCTTCCCTCAAAATCTTCAGCGGTTTTTCCGTTTTCAGCTTCTTTCATCGCCCATTCCAGTTCTGGATAAGAGGCGCCAATTTGATCTTCATCGGTACGGCTGTCTCCAAAAAGTCCGTCGGTTGGTGCAGCACTTACAATTTCGGGAACAATTCCCAGGAACTTGGCGATCTCTGTAACTTCAGTTTTCATAAGATCGGCGATAGGGCTTAGATCTACACCTCCGTCGCCATATTTTGTATAAAATCCAACTCCAAAATCTTCCACTTTATTTCCGGTTCCTGCTACCAGGTAGTTATGTAAGCCGGCAAAATAATATAAAGTAGACATTCTTAATCTTGCCCGGGTATTTGCCAAAGTGAGATCTAAAGTGCCAGAGGCTTCAACCTGTGGAGCGGTTTTTTTAAACTCATCAAAAACAGGTGTCAGGTTAACTTCCAGGTTGGTTACATTGGCATAATGCTGCTTTAACCAATCTATATGCTTTTGTGCCCTCGTTACCTGGTCTGTATGCTGGTGAATTGGCATTTCAATACAAAGTGTACGCAAACCGGTTTTTGCACAGAGTGCAGAGGTTACTGCAGAGTCAATTCCGCCGCTTACTCCCAGCACAAATCCATTCATTTGGGCGTTTGTAGCGTATTCTTTTAACCAGTTAACTATGTGATCTACCACTTTTTCAGTTTGCATAATTTTGGGTGATTAAGTTTGTAAATAATACCTTTGCACACAAATCTACTATTTAAACATAATTATTAAAAGGGCAGGGCGTTAAAGCCTTCATAAAGAATGCCTATGTATAAGAAAATAATTTTCCTGCTTTGTACAATTGCTTTTGCTTCCTGTAACGAAGATGCTAAAATTGAAAAGGAGATCGCAGCAGTGCCGGTAGATTTTGAAGTGGTGCGCTTTGACCGGGAATTTGCCGAAGCCATGCCGCAAAAACTTATGGATTTAAAGCAGGAATATCCGTTTTTGTTTCCGCAGCAATTTCCAGATAGCGTTTGGATTGAAAAACTTAACGACACGATTCAGCAGGAAATTAATACTGAAGTTGGCAAAGCCTTTCCTTCTTTTGAAAATAAGGAAACACAACTTCACAGTCTTTTTCAACATATAAAATATTATTTTCCGCAGTTTAAAGCACCAAAAGTATTTACCGTAACTTCTGAAGTTGACTATAAAAACAAGGTGATTCTGCAGGATGATTATCTTTTTATTTCCCTGGATACTTATTTAGGGGAAGGGCATCATTTTTATGTTGGGATCCAGGAATTTCTAAAGAAGAATTTTAGAAAAGATCAAATAATCCCTGATGTTGCAAACGCTTATGCCGAAAAATATGTAGACAGGCCAGAGTCAAGGACTTTTCTTGCGCATATGATTTACTACGGAAAGTTGCTGTACTTAAAAGACAGGTTTATTCCTGAAACTGCCGATGCTGAAAAAATGGGTTATACTAAAGGCGAATTTAACTGGGCCCAAAACAACGAAGCACAAATGTGGCGGTATTTTGTAGAAAATGAATTGTTTTTTGATACCAACACCGAACTTTATTCCCGGTTTCTATATCCTGCACCTTTTTCTAAATTTTACCTGGAACTTGATGCCGAATCTCCTGCAAGACTTGGCCAGTATATTGGTTGGCAAATAGTGCGCAGCTATATGGAAAAAACCGATGCATCTCTAAAGGAAATGATAAAAACAGATGCCGAAACAATATTTAATAAAGCGAATTTTAAACCAAGAAAGTAATGTCAGAATTTAAAAAATCAGAAATAAATATAGAAGTGGTAACCGATGAAAATCGTGTTCCCGAAGGAATAACCTGGAGTGCCGAAGACGGGAATATTTATAAAGAAGATGCCAAAGCTTTAATGCTTTCGGTTTGGGATAGCAAATCGCAGGAAACGCTGCGTATAGACCTTTGGACCAAAGATATGCCGGTAGATGAGATGAAGAAATTCTTTCATCAAACCCTGGTTTCTATGAGCGATACTTTTAACCGCGCCACTCAAGATGAAAAAATGACCGCCACCATGAAAGATTTTTGCGATTATTTTGCTGAGAAATTAGAAATTACTCAAAAATAATTACCTTGAGTGAGTTCACGGGACATACATAGGAAAAAAATTAATTTAGAAACAGAATATTAAATCTCGATCGAGTGGAGAAACTCATTTTTGTATATAACGCGTATTCCGGGACTCGCCACGTGGTGCTGGATGCGCTGCATAAATTAATTAGGCCCAATTCTTATGCCTGTAGTATTTGTAAAGTAACTCACGGAGTCTTTTCTGAAAATTCGCAGTGGAAAAAATACAGGCAGACTGCAGAAGCAGAAATGGAGTTTTTGCATATAGACGAATTTCAGAAGCGATATGCTTCAAAATTCGGTTATAAATATACTTTCCCAATAGTTTTATGGGAAGATGAAGGCGAAATGGGGATTTTTATTGCTACTGATGAATTAGAACGAATTCAAAACGAAGAAGATCTTATAAAACTTGTTGAAGAAAGGCTTTAATTGTTTAACGGGGCGAATTAGAAGAATTTAATTCAATATTTATTGCTTCAATATAATCTAAAATCTCTTCCTGTCCCAATTTTGAAGTTGCCGAGCTAATAAAGAATTCAGGCATTTCTTCCCAGCTTTCCAGCATTTTTTCCTGGTAAAAATTGATATTTCTTTCCAGAGCCTTTGGTTTCATTTTATCGGCTTTGGTGAAGATGATACAAAAAGGAACATTATTCTCCCCAAGCCACTGCATAAATTCCATATCTATAGGTTGTGGCTCGTGCCTGCTATCTATAAGTACAAAAGCACATATCATTTGCGCTCGCTGCTCAAAATATTTAGTGATGAATTTCTGAAATGTTCTTTTAGTGGTTTTTGAAACTTTCGCATAGCCATAACCGGGTAAATCTACGAGGTGCCAGTTCTTGTTGATCAAAAAATGATTTATAAGTTGAGTCTTCCCGGGTTTTGCTGAAGTTTTTGCAAGTGTTTTTCTCCCGGTAAGCATATTAATTAAAGAAGATTTCCCAACATTACTGCGGCCAATAAAAGCGTATTCTGGCAGTTTGCTCTCGGGGCAAAGATCTACCCGTGTATTGCTCACCACAAATTCAGCCGTCTTGATTTTCATCTTAAAATGTTTAAAAAGTGATATTTGAAATAGACCTAAATGAAGTTCTTTTAAGTCTATAGAACTTTATTTAAAATCCCGTTTTTTTAGCCAGGCGTGAAGTAACTCGTTAAAAATAATGGGATGTTCCATCATCGCAGCATGACCGCATTTATCTACCCAATAAAGATCGGCATCGGGAAGTAAACGCTGAAAATCTTCAGCTACTTCTGGCGGAGTAACATTATCGTCTTTTCCCCAAATTATACAAGTTGGGGTTTTCATTTTTGGTAAATCTTTAGCCATATTATGTCTAATGGCACTTTTTGCAATTGCAAGTGTTTTTACCAGTTTGTTACGGTCGCTTACCGTTTGGTAAACTTCGTCTACCACTTCTTTAGTTGCCACTTCAGGATCGTAAAAAACATCCTGGGCTTTTTTCTTTATAAATTCATAGTCGCCACGACGCGGATAACTCTCGCCCATGGAATTTTCATAAAGTCCCGAGCTTCCGGTAATTATAAGACCCTGTACAATTTCAGGATATAACTTAGTGGCCAGTAAAGCAATATGCCCGCCAAGTGAATTACCTAGCAGGATTACTTTATCGTAACCTTTATAATCTACAAATTCTTTTAAATATTTAGCAAAAGTCTGTACGCTGGTTTTAAGTAGCGACATGGAATATAGGGGCAGTTCTGGAATTACCACTTTATAACCATGTTTCGGAAAATACTCTGTAACCCCATCAAAGTTACTTAAACCGCCCATGAGTCCGTGTAAAATAACTATCGGGGTTCCTTCTCCTTGCTCCAGGTACGTAAACTTTCCCTCTTGCCTTAAATTATTCTTCATTGATTGGCTTTGCGGTTAGCAATCGCAAATATAGCGATTTCATTACAAGTATAATCATTTTTGAGAAATAGCAAAGGCATTTAAGAAATGCATTTCTTCCTTCAATTTTAAAATTTTTAACACCAAAAGCACAATAAAAACCAAGCCTCTGAAACATAAACAAATAGCGCTATTTGATAGTCTTTCAGCGAAATACAGTGGAGAAACTTATCAACAAAGTGGTAGAATGTGGTAAAATGTGGTAAAATTTTCAATATATTTGACTCTATAAAGTATACAAGTGGTAAACCTCATTGGAACATACGAATGTAAAGCAGATGCCAAGGGCCGGTTAATGGTTCCTTCGGCATTAAAAAAGCAGCTTGCACCTATGTTGCAGGATGGTTTTGTGCTAAAACGTTCGGTTTTTCAGCCTTGCTTGGAGTTATATCCAATGCAGGAATGGAATGTTTTAATGCGGAAAATTAACGGGCTAAACCGCTTTAAAAAGAAGAACAACGATTTTATTAGAAGGTTTACGGCAGGGGTGAAGATGGTAGAAGTAGATTCTAATGGAAGGCTTTTAATTCCTAAAGATCTTGTGGGATTTGCCGGGATCAACAAAGAGATCGTGCTTTCTTCTGCAGTAAATATTATAGAGATCTGGGATAAAGATAAATACGAAAACACCATTGATGAAACTTCAGATGATTTTGCTGAATTGGCTGAAGAAGTAATGGGAAACGATGATTTAGATGCAATATCATAATCCGGTTTTATTAAAAGAATCTGTAGACGGTCTTAATATTAAGGAAGATGGCGTGTATGTGGATGTTACGTTTGGTGGTGGTGGTCATTCCCGGGAGATTTTAAGCAGGCTTGGACCTGAAGGGAAGCTTTTTGGCTTTGATCAGGATCAGGATGCTTTGCAAAACACTATTGAGGATTCCCGCTTTACGCTAATTCACGAGAATTTTAGATTTCTGAAAAGATTCTTAAGGTTTTACGGTATTAAACGGGTTGACGGAATTCTTGGTGATTTTGGGGTTTCCTCTCATCAGTTTAATGAAGCTGAAAGAGGATTTTCTACACGTTTTGATGCGCGCCTTGATATGCGAATGAATCAGGGGAGCAAGCTGAGTGCTTATGAAGTGATTAATGAATATGGTGAAGAACAGCTTAAAATGTTGTTCTACGATTACGCCGATTTAAAGAATGCGCCGAAGCTGGCGAATTTAATTGTTGAAGCCCGAAAAGAAAAACCTGTAGAAAGCAGTGAACAATTAAACGATTTGTTGAAACCGCACCTTTTTAAAGGAAAAGAAAATAAGATCCTGGCTCAGATTTACCAGGCAATTAGAATTGAAGTGAACCAGGAAATTGAAGCTTTAAAGGAATTTTTAAAGCAAACCGAAGAGCTGGTGGTAAAAAATGGGAGAATTAGTCTTATTTCTTATCACTCTCTGGAAGATAGATTGGTGAAAAGATATATAAGAAGCGGTTTGTTTGAGGGCGAGCCTGAAAAAGATTTCTACGGAAATATTTCGGTTCCCTTTAAAAAAGTTGGCGGACTAATAGTGCCTTCGGCTGAAGAGATTAAAGAAAATAACAGGGCGAGAAGTGCTAAGTTGAGAGTGGCTAAGAAATTATAGTTTCCAGGTCTTATGAAAAAAGGTTTTTACAACATACTACGGGCTAATTTTCTTATTAGCAGGGATGCGGTAAATAACTGGCGCTTTATAGTTTTTTGCACGCTGCTCGCTATTATTATGATTGCCAGTTCGCATAGTGCAGAAAGCAAGGTGCATAAAATAGCAAAACTTCATACCGAAGTAAGGGAACTAAAAAGTGAGTTTGTAGATCGTCGTTCAGCGCTTATGCGAATTAAAATGGAATCTACAATTACGCAAAAAATGAAAAACAGGGGAATTCTCCCTTCCGAGAATCCACCTTATAAAATTAAAGTGAATATAAAAGAGTAAATGGCTACATCTGAAAAAGGCATATTGAATAGATTGTACGTGGTTGCGGCCTGTATGTTCATTTTCGCCATTGGGGTAGGCGTGAAGTTGCTAGATATTCAGTTTGTTGAAGGAGATCATTATCGTGAGCTGGCTGAAGAGCGCACGGTACGAAGTTTTAAAATTCCTGCGAGCCGTGGAAATTTATACGATACCAAGGGCAATCTTTTAGCGACTTCAGTTCCTAAGTATGATATTAGGTTTGATGCGGTTACCGTTTCAGATAAAAATTTTCAGGAAAATATAGTGCCGCTTTCCAATAACCTTACTGAAATGTTTGGAAAATCTGCTGCTTACTGGTCTCAATACTTAAGACAGGCAAGAGCTAACGGCCAGCGTTATTTGCCAATTGCAAAAAATCTTGGCTATTCAGAATATATGAAAGTAAAAAGCTTTCCTATGTTCAGTTTAGGAACGTATAGAGGCGGGATGATTGTTGAACAAAGAACAGTTCGTGAACATCCGCTTGGGAAAATGGGAGAACGTACGGTTGGTTACGAGCGCCAGGATGAAAACGGCTATTTTACCCGTGTTGGCCTGGAAGGTGCTTTTAGTTCATATTTAAGAGGAACCGATGGCCGTAGATTAAAACAAAAAATAGCCAAAGGCCAGTGGAAACCAATTAGTGATAATAACGAAGTAGAGCCTAAAGATGGTTACGATGTTATATCTACCATAGATGTGAATATTCAGGATATTGCGCATCACGCTCTATTGAAGCAACTTGAATATTTTGAAGCCGATCACGGCACGGTGGTGGTTATGGAAACCAAAACCGGTGAAATAAAGGCGATGTCCAACCTTGGGCGCACGGAGACCGGAACTTATTTTGAAAAAAGAAATTACGCGGTTTATGAATCGCACGAGCCTGGCTCAACTTTCAAGCTAATGGCAATGACCGCCGCGCTTGAGGATAATGTGATAGACACCAGCTCGGTAATAGATACCGAGAATGGCGTGGTACGATATTACGGTAGAGCTGTTAGGGATTCCCGTCGTGGAGGTTATGGGAAGATCTCTGCTGCCAAAGCGTTTGAAGTTTCTTCTAATACCGCTTTTACAAAAATTATAACTGAAGGTTACAAAGATAATCCGGCCAAATTCGTAGACCGTTTATACGA is a window of Salegentibacter salegens DNA encoding:
- the dnaG gene encoding DNA primase is translated as MISKTTIDNVFETARVEEVIGDFVNLKKSGSNFKGLSPFSDERTPSFMVSPVKQIWKDFSSGKGGNVVAFLMEHEHFTYPEAIKYLAKKYGIEIEETQQSDEQKQQADERESMYLVSEFANKHFQKNLHKTDFGKAIGLSYFKERGFTLETIKKFELGYSLDEWDDFTKEALAEAYKLEYLEKTGLTIVKGEKQFDRFKGRVMFPIHSMSGRVLGFGGRILTNEKKAAKYLNSPESDIYHKSKVLYGINFAKQAIAKEDNCFLVEGYTDVIQFHQSGVENVVSSSGTALTPDQIRLINRLTKNITVLFDGDAAGIRASLRGIDLILEQGMNVRVCTFPAGEDPDSFAKNNSDEALAEYLQENTQDFISFKASLLMEDAKKDPVKKAELIRDIVNSISKIPDTIQQEVYLQECSRIMDISENVLFSSLAQLNAKSGRTSPQQQQQKKSFDVVKEESQPKTAKVDEQYELEKKIISLLLQYGTVEEEFEDLVLKEKEDGELGLEKEIQKTRVFEKIFLDLQEDEIAFTNPKFRDIYAELISRLNSEEKFEVKNFINDIDPEQASEITSILMEEEQYKLHEWDRQNIFVKAKTETISRHVSETILSLRRFLINEKINELSEKVKTPDEEQNTQHVLEDVKDYLSLKKVLSEKLNRVM
- a CDS encoding response regulator; the encoded protein is MSTVLIADHHPVVHEGIRCILRNNPALEVVGSVHSGIELYGFLSESLPDVLIIEIDLPEINGINALRTIKTDYSKVKILVCTGHPEEVYALSAIKAGAAGYISKLAKPDELEKAIYQVARGGIYLNKKITEKLNAGMSPGRNLIAKFKKLSTRESEVLNLIASGKRNKDIAEALAINEKTVSTYKTRLLKKLQVDNIADLITRSRLLQINTT
- the nadE gene encoding NAD(+) synthase, whose product is MQTEKVVDHIVNWLKEYATNAQMNGFVLGVSGGIDSAVTSALCAKTGLRTLCIEMPIHQHTDQVTRAQKHIDWLKQHYANVTNLEVNLTPVFDEFKKTAPQVEASGTLDLTLANTRARLRMSTLYYFAGLHNYLVAGTGNKVEDFGVGFYTKYGDGGVDLSPIADLMKTEVTEIAKFLGIVPEIVSAAPTDGLFGDSRTDEDQIGASYPELEWAMKEAENGKTAEDFEGRKQEVFKIYKSKHAANLHKMKPIPVCNIPVSLKN
- the gldB gene encoding gliding motility lipoprotein GldB — its product is MYKKIIFLLCTIAFASCNEDAKIEKEIAAVPVDFEVVRFDREFAEAMPQKLMDLKQEYPFLFPQQFPDSVWIEKLNDTIQQEINTEVGKAFPSFENKETQLHSLFQHIKYYFPQFKAPKVFTVTSEVDYKNKVILQDDYLFISLDTYLGEGHHFYVGIQEFLKKNFRKDQIIPDVANAYAEKYVDRPESRTFLAHMIYYGKLLYLKDRFIPETADAEKMGYTKGEFNWAQNNEAQMWRYFVENELFFDTNTELYSRFLYPAPFSKFYLELDAESPARLGQYIGWQIVRSYMEKTDASLKEMIKTDAETIFNKANFKPRK
- the gldC gene encoding gliding motility protein GldC, which gives rise to MSEFKKSEINIEVVTDENRVPEGITWSAEDGNIYKEDAKALMLSVWDSKSQETLRIDLWTKDMPVDEMKKFFHQTLVSMSDTFNRATQDEKMTATMKDFCDYFAEKLEITQK
- a CDS encoding GTPase, which encodes MEKLIFVYNAYSGTRHVVLDALHKLIRPNSYACSICKVTHGVFSENSQWKKYRQTAEAEMEFLHIDEFQKRYASKFGYKYTFPIVLWEDEGEMGIFIATDELERIQNEEDLIKLVEERL
- the yihA gene encoding ribosome biogenesis GTP-binding protein YihA/YsxC — its product is MKIKTAEFVVSNTRVDLCPESKLPEYAFIGRSNVGKSSLINMLTGRKTLAKTSAKPGKTQLINHFLINKNWHLVDLPGYGYAKVSKTTKRTFQKFITKYFEQRAQMICAFVLIDSRHEPQPIDMEFMQWLGENNVPFCIIFTKADKMKPKALERNINFYQEKMLESWEEMPEFFISSATSKLGQEEILDYIEAINIELNSSNSPR
- a CDS encoding alpha/beta fold hydrolase; the protein is MKNNLRQEGKFTYLEQGEGTPIVILHGLMGGLSNFDGVTEYFPKHGYKVVIPELPLYSMSLLKTSVQTFAKYLKEFVDYKGYDKVILLGNSLGGHIALLATKLYPEIVQGLIITGSSGLYENSMGESYPRRGDYEFIKKKAQDVFYDPEVATKEVVDEVYQTVSDRNKLVKTLAIAKSAIRHNMAKDLPKMKTPTCIIWGKDDNVTPPEVAEDFQRLLPDADLYWVDKCGHAAMMEHPIIFNELLHAWLKKRDFK
- the mraZ gene encoding division/cell wall cluster transcriptional repressor MraZ; translated protein: MVNLIGTYECKADAKGRLMVPSALKKQLAPMLQDGFVLKRSVFQPCLELYPMQEWNVLMRKINGLNRFKKKNNDFIRRFTAGVKMVEVDSNGRLLIPKDLVGFAGINKEIVLSSAVNIIEIWDKDKYENTIDETSDDFAELAEEVMGNDDLDAIS
- the rsmH gene encoding 16S rRNA (cytosine(1402)-N(4))-methyltransferase RsmH, translating into MQYHNPVLLKESVDGLNIKEDGVYVDVTFGGGGHSREILSRLGPEGKLFGFDQDQDALQNTIEDSRFTLIHENFRFLKRFLRFYGIKRVDGILGDFGVSSHQFNEAERGFSTRFDARLDMRMNQGSKLSAYEVINEYGEEQLKMLFYDYADLKNAPKLANLIVEARKEKPVESSEQLNDLLKPHLFKGKENKILAQIYQAIRIEVNQEIEALKEFLKQTEELVVKNGRISLISYHSLEDRLVKRYIRSGLFEGEPEKDFYGNISVPFKKVGGLIVPSAEEIKENNRARSAKLRVAKKL
- a CDS encoding FtsL-like putative cell division protein; translated protein: MKKGFYNILRANFLISRDAVNNWRFIVFCTLLAIIMIASSHSAESKVHKIAKLHTEVRELKSEFVDRRSALMRIKMESTITQKMKNRGILPSENPPYKIKVNIKE
- a CDS encoding penicillin-binding protein yields the protein MATSEKGILNRLYVVAACMFIFAIGVGVKLLDIQFVEGDHYRELAEERTVRSFKIPASRGNLYDTKGNLLATSVPKYDIRFDAVTVSDKNFQENIVPLSNNLTEMFGKSAAYWSQYLRQARANGQRYLPIAKNLGYSEYMKVKSFPMFSLGTYRGGMIVEQRTVREHPLGKMGERTVGYERQDENGYFTRVGLEGAFSSYLRGTDGRRLKQKIAKGQWKPISDNNEVEPKDGYDVISTIDVNIQDIAHHALLKQLEYFEADHGTVVVMETKTGEIKAMSNLGRTETGTYFEKRNYAVYESHEPGSTFKLMAMTAALEDNVIDTSSVIDTENGVVRYYGRAVRDSRRGGYGKISAAKAFEVSSNTAFTKIITEGYKDNPAKFVDRLYDMGLNSKIGLDIKGEGSPRIPHPNDKNWNGLSLPWMAFGYGVSITPLQTLNFYNAIANNGEMVKPRFIKEVKEWDKSILKVDKEVMNPRICSPETAKKLQKMMQQTVEKGTAANIYTPNFSMAGKTGTCQVEYWIEPGRYISSFAGYFPAEDPKYSCIVIIHKPKKSKGYYGNIVAAPVFKQIAQKIYTDTPVMDTLPSLDIQNDKVTDDFEAYFAKINNEKIVMPDVTGMPAMDAVSLLENLGLKVVFKGTGKVNGQSISAGQKIKTNQQVNLNIG